A window of Chanodichthys erythropterus isolate Z2021 chromosome 16, ASM2448905v1, whole genome shotgun sequence genomic DNA:
ACGTTAGGGTTGATTaaactcagtcctggagggcgagtgtcctacagagtttagctccaacaccAATTAAATACACCTAACTAGACATAGAAACTTTCTACAGGTGTTTTGGAGCTggctggagctaaactctggtgtatgtatattttagctGGAGGTTCAGTCTCCACCGGGCGTTACCATTGGATACGTTCAACAAAACTGCCATGTTTGCCTACCTAAATTCACAATTGAGAATGAACGAGGTGAACCAGCTTTTAAGATTGCAGGATCATTTTTACCTTCCATGTCCTACTGCACGGATGCAAACTTTGAGGTGATGCACATACACTCGGACACAAGTTTCAGCTTTCCATtgacttttatttaaaataaaatacttgcATGTAATAGATTACCTCAgagatgatgtgtttttgtaggccaacccggaagttagcggcgcactgGTTCCCTAGaatgaaagcctatgcatttttcccatagacttttgaaaaatcgcaaaaaataagctctgtgtttaacaaaggctAATGACACTAACAccttttgtctatcaagataatctttacaagttaacacaacatttatacattttgaagcctaaataaagtcggcagatataaaaagctaacagtaggctttaaacggactacagcaaaCCATGATCGCAGATCAatgtcaccaccaccaagcttcctctaactttatttgaaaaaaaaaaaaaaacgttatttaaaaacatgctcgctgattatgatctgcgctgtgtacttatccacttttcatgagaaatgctgtcatgatgtcctgtttgtcatgatgatgtctaaagtccccaccaaaggaagtagtcccttttagcaacttgttagcaaccgccgtttttaaagcagaagtaacattttttaccttcataaatagttttctaagtccttatgatggttaattgacttgtagtggtgtgtttgaggcgtgcactaaccccttctggcacgtctacgccaaaaaacagcacttgcaagatGAGCTGCGCcaacccgacacaatctcgcctcatgttcacgcgagagtgacaaaatgctttacggtaattcaaaaacaatgtatatattatgactttataagacaatttcgaaaattacccacctccttcaagatttcttgtactgtatttgcaaaaacCTATAGATTTTAAGGCAATGGAACCGGAGGTCCTGAAATGCTAACTCGCCTCTGGGCTTTGCATACAAAAACGCgtctctgaggtactctattgtagctgtaattaatttctgtaataagGGACCAAGCACCAAAGGCATGACTTTTTGACACATTTTTCTTTGGTTTTAAATGTCAGAGCTAACATGGTCTTATTGCTTTCTTAAACAGAATGAAGCTTAAGTTGTAAATCCAGTGATGTTTTCTGAAACCATTTAGCTAGCAACCAAAATTGTTTATGTGTGTTGTAATTACCTGTCTTACTGTGACCACAGCTGGTGTCTTTGAATGGGGCAGCAATAGACAGATCATTTGGCAAGATCGTCAGACCCTTCTCATGCTGTGGACCAAATGCAGATGCAGATTTTGTGCTGAGGTTTCCAAGAAGCTTGGAAGTCAAAATGAAAGCTACACTATTGGGGGCCTGCATACTTATTGTAAATATTGttacaaatacttttttttttttttttttaaacagtgttGTAATATATTAATCTACTATTTGCTATTAATTTACTATGGCTATTTTTCTATTATAACTCAATTCATTTTTAGGACTGCATTTATTATGAAGAGCTACAATAACATGAAACTGTGAGTGGCAAGCGCACTGGTGTATTTTGATAATACTGTAGTGTGAAAAAGAGTGTTCTATGGAAGCTGttttctgccatgaaataaaaaaggtgACATTTTATCTCACAGTTTTAACTGTTTTCTCAAaactgcgactttatatctcacaattctgacttttttcttagaattgtgagatataaactcagaattgcaagtaataaagtcagaattgcgtgatataaacttgcagttgcgataaaaaaagtcagaattgtgaaatataaactcacatttgCGTCTTATGATGCCCAATTGTAAAGGGAAAAAGGCTtctctcagaattgtgagtagcctatatctcacaattctgactttataactcacaattgcataatatataatatataaactaacaattctgagaaaaaaagtcagaataacgaGATAGAAACTCAATTGACCCTtagcaaagacccgcccccctcagttactgttgctttgtccgacaagccgtggcgccgGCACgccacacagtgaaaaatacattgcggagaaaagaggacactgacaacacattgacagacaagacaaagcaggttacttatgatattaaacaaagtcccagctttcaaactgtttatttttttttaagaaattcaaacaaaaaacgtttcgtggctctttaatgtgtcgtgacagattgctgtagcgcctcagctcaagaggctcgtaaaccgatcatctcttcctactagttaatttatagcatcaaataaatgaatgaacatgaaaagaaatgttgtttcaaatgcagaAAGACGTCAGCACAcaccatttaattcagttctgattttataactcatgagtttatatctcatagaTGCAaccttgcaattgtgagaaaaaaacatCAGGATTGTGAGAttaagtcgcaattaccttttttatttttttcatttagtggcagaaacaagcttccatagtattCTGGTATTTTTATTTGCATAAAAGTTATGTAAGTGCATAGTTAAggccattttttttctttgtgtgcatgtaacctttttttttttttttttgggttacAGTTGGCCTACTTCAGAAAGAAGGTGGAAGACAAATGTCTACAGACTGCTTGCCAAAATATCCTCCAATAAAGGCTGAAGACAGAAGAATAGTTACTGTATATGACcaatcttgattttttttttgtattgtatcCAGGGTCGTGTGTCTTGGTTATTGGTTACATGGGAATCAGTTGGTACTACATAAATACTGAAGGTTAAAAAGAGGCCtactaactttaaaattaaatataaacatttaaatggtggctttCAACTTgatggatttattcaaacatgcattatataggctattaaagaacataaaaaaatcataatatgtatacatttataggtaaaatcgaactccgagcctcctgtacccattttgtgatgtcaaacaacttccctgtgcaaaggatcatgggggccctaagtgtccatcagttgtacccttcgaaatccttatTTTCCGAatggccctttgaagtggccagttttgagcacttcggtttggaacaacccttcaatatggcggccatgattattttcactccaaAGTGCCCATTGGaaggcgatatatcccgtttggaacgctCTGCCAGTAACTTCCCGCGCGGCTCCGCATCCGAAGATGCACAGATGCGAGGTGAATCTGGCCGAGTATGTACGTCTCACCATACCGGCACCCAGTTTGTGCTTCTAAATTGcttacatttacaaaatgtgCCTACAATACCAGAAATAATcccttttaatgaaaataaaggtccatgtttaataaaaaaattcacaaaactaaatgaaaatgttaagtggaattataaaatatttaagggATCATTAATTTAGTTGtatacatgttttcatatccaTATATTTTGTTCTAATGTCGAAAGTAAATCTCATGGTTCAGGCTGCCGCTTCTCTTCAAATGAGGCTGCAGTGACCTGTCAAGACACGTTAAAGAGTGTCAGATCCATATCCTTGGCTTTTTTAAGTGGATATATGGAAATCCTTGACCTTTCCTAGTGGGTATAAGGCATATACCTACGTATCACATAGACTACACCACTGGGGGATCCCCCGAGGGAGAAatcattgtttatttattttccttcaATCCTTCCAttcgaaaatgacaaataaacacGTATTTGTTTCAGTTTATGGCTCTCTTTTATAGGAAGGTGACATTGAGGTTGCATGTTTTATCTAGAAGTGAAGCAAACACCACAGTAACCACAAACACCTACAGCTTAAGTTCTTAGTAATTCTGGTGATGTtgagagaaaaaacaaaacaaaaaaaaaaacaccccaaCTAGCATTGCTTGTCATGGAAAATTCAGAGAGAATGCACCAATTTAAAGCTTCTGTTGTCTTGATGagtaaaacttatttttttcagacCATTGAcctaaattttaatttttgttcaaTTTCATTATGCAATAATAGCTGGAAATTGTGCATTTTATTGGGCTTTTTGAGCATGACACTTCCAGTGTCCCATAAACCCACAAAAAACCTCTTTGTTGTCTGAAATGTTCCACTTTCTGTTTTACCTAAAATTAAAGATATAAAGACATTATAAAGACCGTTATATAATATACTTTTCAGCATGTGGTTGCAGCAAGGTAAAATAAAAGGCCAACCCCcaaagacacacacaaaaaggcaTGACTGCACGGCTTACAACATTAATATACAAAATCCAACAGAGGAGGGTGAGAGGGGGCTTAGGAAGTGGACGCAGGGCTGGAAAATGGGGCAACCACAGAAACCAGAGAGGAGACAACAGTGGGAAAGTCCAGGAAGGAGATGAAAGAGGCAAAGCCATGGAGGAGACAATGGCAGGAGGACCCAGGGCCCTTAGCAGCAATCCCAGGATGTAGGCACACGGCAGAGTCTGGGAGCTATGGTGGAGACTTGGCAGTGGGGATGACAGACTGAGGTGGAGCTGATGGTGGCTCCTCTCTCTCGCAGATGGTAAAGGGGGATCCATTGTGTAACAGCACCCAGTCTAAAAATTCCATAAAGGTCCCTCAAGGACTGTCTCTGGGCAGGCACACGCTTGTCTCCGCATTGGAAAAACATGTACTGGCTGTCATCGTAATGGACTAGATGGTACAAATTCAATAAGTCCTGTGTATGTCTCTTGAGGGAGCATTCCCCCTGTGAGAGGAAGAGGATTTTTACTGCAGCTAAATCAATTTTCATGGTCCTTTCTTCTGTCAGTGTCTGTGGTTGAAGTAAGgagaaataaaaatagcagtagtgtggacaaaaaaacaaaaacaaaaaaacagtagtgTGGACACTGCtaatcttttatatttagaatgatttttagactTTATTGTTATCCTTATCTTTACAGTTATCATCCGCTGGTGTGAACTTTAGTCATGGGAActcttaatgtttttttcatatTGTGTTTTTGCAAGGTAAGTGATTACCCATAATCTCAAAACCATCTGAAGATATGAAAAGTGCATAGAATATAACACATTGcataataaatgtaatgcatAATGTAGTCTTCCATGGTCCAAAAGTCAATTATACAAATGAGAGTGCTGATTCAGAAAAGCAGCAACTGCTTCAGTAAactgatttaaagggatagttcacctaaaaatgaaaatttgatgtttatctgcttacccccagtgcatccaagatgtaggtgactttgtttcttcagtagaacacaaatgatgatttttaactgcaaccgttgccttctgtcagtcttataatgcgagtgaatgggaacacaatcaaTAACAGTCGAAAActcttgcatagacaaatccaaattaaaccctgcggctcgtgatgacacattgatgtccaaAAGACAagaaacaatcggtttgtgctagaaaccgaacagtatttatatatttttttacctttaaaacaccactatgtccaactgtgttcagcactctgttagtgaggtctgaacgcgctctgacaacggaagtgatgtctagcactcattgaagtataagcgtgagacatcactgccgttgtcagaacgcgatcagacctcactaagtgagtgctgaacgcagttgtacatagtggtgtattagaggtaaaaaagaatataaatactgttcggtttctcgcacgaaccgatcatttcgtgtcttaggacatcaatgtgtcgtcacgagccacagggtttaatttggatttgtctatgcaagttttttctactcttattgattgtgttcccattcactcacattataagactgacagatggtaacggttgcagttaaaaatcatcatttgtgttctaccgaagaaacaaagtcatctacatcttgggtgtgctgggggtaagcagataaacataaaattttaatttttgggtgaactatccctttaatacaacagttcaataagcAAGAATTATTTAGTAATCAATTCATTTTATTGCCAGGTACTTTTGTGTTTTTGCTCCGCAGAAACATCTCTAAATTTGAAGCGAAAGCAGAATCACACTGTGGCACACATCCAAGGAACACCCAGGCCCAGCAAATCAGTTGAGTGGATGACACAATTATAACTCACCCATAAAGATGTCACTCGTTGCCATGACTGTTTGTTATTGCCTGGTTCATCAGCATAAAATTAATATTGAGTAACTTACAAGGTTAACAATTACTGTCCGTTTTTGGTTTATCAAGGCCAAAAAAAATTTCAAAGCCAAAGCAGAACCAATGCTGCACACAGTGGCAGGGCATGATGATGACGAGACCCTGTCCGAAGGCACAGACCCAGAGCCGACAGCCCATGGTAGATTAGAGAGAGGGAGGAGCCAATATGTTGTGGAGGCTGACATCAACTGGGGGATGACCAAAGGAGGCAGAGCCGATGGATCTCAGGGAGCAGATGTAGAGCCGATGGATCTCAGGGAGCAGATGTAGAGCCGATGGAGAAGAGCGACATTGCTGGCACAGGAGGACTGAGGCAACTCCGGTGTGATGGAGGACCGTGGCGACCCTGAAGGGAGAGTGGAGCCCACTGCAGCCATAGGATTGGAAGAAAGGAGTGTAGCGGAAGGTCTGCAAGTCCGTAGCGAAGGTGGAGCAATGACTGACCAAGGGGGAGCCAGTGGGATGAGGGAATCCAGTGGAGTCAAAAGGTTGAGGGTGTCTGGTTGAGCTGAAGGTGGAAGGAGCGAAGGTGGAACCAATAGGTCGACGGGCAGAGTGAGACAATCTGAGGCCAGAGGCGGAGCCACTGAATCTATCCGCTCAGGCACTGATGGTGGTTGCAAGACCTGAGGTTCGATGTGAGTGCTTGGCATCGCAGGAGATGGTGAAGGGCTTACAATCTCCAGCAGAGACAGGGCTTGAGCACTGGCTGAGAAGGGCGGTGATGAAGTCAGAGGGAGACTTAACAGGGTTGGAGGTTATAATATATGATCCAAGCAGATCTCTGTGCTGTTTAGAAACAGTGATGAAGAACCAGAAATGGGGGGTGGGAGACAATACTTCTGCGCTCTAGTCCATTAGCCAGTCCTTAGTCTCAATTTCCACCAATATACCCTCTGCCACTGATGTTGTGGTCTCACACCCCTGTCAGACTCACTGGAGGGCTCCTCTTCTGGGCCAGGTGTCTGCACTGACCTCTTATCTTCGGGCTCTGGCTGACACGCGGCGGGTGGTGGCTCCCCATCTGTGTGAGGCTCACACATGGTCAATGGTGGTGGAATGGGTTAGGTAAAAGTGGTTTAGTGGGTTTTAAACCCTAACTGGTTTAAAGTGTACTCTCggatgtactgacaagcatttatggtaaactaaaatatatttctattgAACCTATGTCATGTATTTGAAGATTTTTGTAATTAGGGCCTGAGCACTGATGGTGTGAGGAGGAACCTACTGTAATTGCTTCGTCAATTATTCTTcatctccaaaatgaatcacatttttgagggcctaaacaagcttgaaaaatcatgaaactttgcacacgtcagaagtggtgaaaatgtaTGTCTGCTATGGATTTCATtattaagtgtggcaaaatggctcaatagTGCTAtctacaaaatttaaattaaacacCCTTCGCgttacgtttcacgtacagaaaTAAAATTTGGCAGACACATGTAACAGCCTTCAAAAAAATCTgtggaagtgagatattttgaattttctcagCAAAATTTTAgctgtttttgccatttccagacgttgcaatttaacaaactcctcctatagctttaatcaaatcaacatcatatttggtcagtctaatctaaaggcctttgtcaCATTAAATTGCGAAGAACTTTAGTTTTCTTTGAAGGGTGTGTCcatggcggcctgacaaagtctgatgtttcgtcATGAAACAGGAAACTTTCGTAAGTCAGGCACAATGTCCAacctgccccaaacttcacatgtttgataagagtcctggcctgaagacatgctttacactgtaattcactcccagaaacacatttcaatatgccatgaagaaccaaacatgctagaaacacgttaaatcatgaaataCTTGCCTAAGTCCTAATGTATGTGATTAACATtacaaaacaggaagttgttgtaactcaggcatacaatgggTGCTTCTCagttcttatttgtgcatcgtTTCCTTTCTTTGcatcttagctccaccccttcagGATGAAATGGAAGGACACAAGGAAAAGACTCGAGGGtggaggaattgaatcaagtgtAATAATATCCTCGCTCCCTTTAGCATCACTTCAAAGCATCA
This region includes:
- the si:ch211-71m22.3 gene encoding phospholipid scramblase 2 isoform X2 produces the protein MELSEDTAMIPCPDPYHCPSQLETLTLIDQLFVYKEKTLEESLVEGCCGIKSNNRYEVKDDIGNKVFTILEDNDCCNRTYCAAARSFIMNVFNDSNQEIIRLVRPFVCNCCKNELEVQSPPGVTIGYVQQNCHVCLPKFTIENERGEPAFKIAGSFLPSMSYCTDANFELVSLNGAAIDRSFGKIVRPFSCCGPNADADFVLRFPRSLEVKMKATLLGACILIDCIYYEELQ
- the si:ch211-71m22.3 gene encoding phospholipid scramblase 2 isoform X1 translates to MELSEDTAMIPCPDPYHCPSQLETLTLIDQLFVYKEKTLEESLVEGCCGIKSNNRYEVKDDIGNKVFTILEDNDCCNRTYCAAARSFIMNVFNDSNQEIIRLVRPFVCNCCKNELEVQSPPGVTIGYVQQNCHVCLPKFTIENERGEPAFKIAGSFLPSMSYCTDANFELVSLNGAAIDRSFGKIVRPFSCCGPNADADFVLRFPRSLEVKMKATLLGACILILAYFRKKVEDKCLQTACQNILQ